Proteins from one Anastrepha obliqua isolate idAnaObli1 chromosome 2, idAnaObli1_1.0, whole genome shotgun sequence genomic window:
- the LOC129238594 gene encoding uncharacterized protein LOC129238594, translated as MTETTRKLMNFLITGIILICFVLVEGQEPYASPKLGQLVPTIRQQNYELRPEDDNYYLRLTSPEGGTREEHVELLTDENGKKVLTVKGSLNLVYRDTPLEVTVIYEADGNGYRAKYMYVPVHTQGIPLIAASLNLLKSAVG; from the exons ATGACGGAAACCACTCGAAAATtg ATGAATTTCTTGATAACTGGAATTATTCTGATTTGTTTTGTACTTGTTGAAGGTCAGGAGCCGTACGCTTCTCCCAAACTGGGCCAGTTGGTGCCCACAATAAGacaacaaaattatgaattaagaCCTGAAGATGACAATTACTATCTGCG CCTAACGTCACCTGAAGGTGGAACTCGTGAGGAACACGTCGAGTTGCTTACTGACGAGAACGGCAAGAAAGTGCTCACTGTCAAAGGATCATTGAACTTAGTCTACAGAGATACACCACTCGAAGTGACTGTTATATATGAGGCCGATGGAAATGGTTACAGGGCGAAATATATGTACGTTCCAGTACATACCCAAGGAATACCTTTAATAGCAGCCAGCTTAAATCTCTTGAAATCCGCAGTTGGTTAA
- the LOC129238532 gene encoding uncharacterized protein LOC129238532, with protein MTATARELGHLWPIGIILVCAALVASQESYSSPKLVQLVPTIRQGNYELAASEDKYYLWLNLPEGGSRAENVELLTNENGKKVLTVKGSLNLVYRDTPLEVTVIYEADGNGYRARYMYASKQTVLTNVAFASANLLKSAAG; from the exons ATGACGGCAACCGCTCGAGAATTg GGGCATCTTTGGCCAATTGGAATTATTCTGGTCTGTGCTGCGCTTGTTGCAAGTCAGGAATCGTACTCTTCTCCCAAGTTGGTTCAATTGGTGCCCACAATAAGACAAGGAAATTACGAGCTAGCCGCTAGTGAAGACAAATACTATCTGTG GCTAAATTTACCTGAAGGTGGAAGTCGTGCGGAAAACGTCGAATTGCTTACGAACGAGAACGGCAAGAAAGTGCTCACTGTCAAAGGATCATTGAACCTAGTCTACAGAGATACACCACTCGAAGTGACTGTTATATATGAGGCCGATGGAAATGGTTACAGAGCGAGATATATGTACGCATCAAAACAAACCGTACTAACAAATGTGGCTTTTGCTAGTGCAAATCTTTTAAAATCCGCTGCTGGTTGA
- the LOC129239034 gene encoding uncharacterized protein LOC129239034 isoform X1 yields the protein MERAMRSVDNEQYEESQEKTKINHRLADNDIVVKIHSMKLIRLVRGQEVLYNSFAEGYNDKNHKEIIWERIYRSLFPYYDTYKPEHQDVIRLNVRRRWKTLRDSISREVKKNATVENYSRKKESPIISELEFLIPHIKSAHCAKLADELGLRECYSSTLPTDCDTQDEDSVNDLIDLTAEECDIKPFIKQDGFQYDDLDTWDDSFPHEPFSPQVNIEAPNGHTNDIDVLPAQEADDSIQSTWTKEFCTVAQYKGGEFITPIELCADLETGEHQESAEMENEKEMVTGTEIEKKERESPREMSTPPIHMNDTTPTEPSSKRPRCEPEDLQARILQLLSSLEHRERSDHEAQDEDRMFLLSLVSDLKRVPASKKMLVKMEIVTAIAKANECA from the exons ATGGAAAGGGCTATGAGATCTGTCGATAATGAGCAATACGAAGAAAGtcaagaaaaaacgaaaatcaaCCACAGGTTGGCAGATAATGATATCGTTGTGAAAATACACTCCATGAAATTAATTCGCTTAGTACGCGGCCAAGAGGTGCTTTATAACAGTTTTGCGGAAGGCTACAACGACAAGAatcataaagaaataatttgggAGAGGATTTACAGATCCTTGTTCCCATACTATGATACATACAAGCCCGAACATCAGGATGTTATAA GATTAAATGTTCGCCGTCGTTGGAAAACATTGCGCGATTCCATTTCGCGTGAAGTCAAAAAGAATGCCACAGTCGAAAACTATTCACGCAAGAAAGAGAGTCCAATTATATCTGAACTAGAGTTCCTGATACCTCACATCAAAAGCGCGCATTGCGCAAA ATTGGCTGATGAGTTGGGGTTGCGGGAGTGTTACAGCAGCACCTTGCCGACTGATTGTGATACACAGGATGAGGATAGTGTGAACGATCTGATTGACTTAACAGCGGAAGAATGTGATATTAAACCATTTATCAAGCAAGATGGGTTCCAGTACGATGATTTGGATACGTGGGATGATTCCTTTCCGCATGAACCATTTTCTCCGCAAGTAAACATTGAAGCTCCAAATGGGCACACTAACGACATCGATGTGCTACCAGCCCAAGAAGCAGATGACTCGATTCAATCTACATGGACTAAAGAATTCTGCACGGTGGCACAGTACAAAGGAGGTGAATTTATTACGCCGATAGAGCTATGTGCGGATCTAGAAACTGGAGAGCATCAAGAGTCAGCGgaaatggaaaatgaaaaagaGATGGTAACAGGaacagaaatagaaaaaaaggaaaGGGAAAGTCCAAGGGAGATGTCTACGCCACCTATACATATGAATGATACAACTCCCACCGAGCCTTCAAGTAAACGCCCGCGATGCGAGCCAGAAGATCTACAAGCTAGAATTCTTCAATTGCTTAGCAGTTTAGAGCATCGCGAACGTAGTGACCATGAAGCGCAAGATGAAGATCGAATGTTTTTATTGTCGCTTGTGTCCGATTTGAAGCGTGTGCCTgcgtcaaaaaaaatgttagtcaAAATGGAAATTGTAACGGCGATTGCCAAAGCCAATGAATGCGcatga
- the LOC129239034 gene encoding uncharacterized protein LOC129239034 isoform X2, translated as MSNTKKVKKKRKSTTVRGQEVLYNSFAEGYNDKNHKEIIWERIYRSLFPYYDTYKPEHQDVIRLNVRRRWKTLRDSISREVKKNATVENYSRKKESPIISELEFLIPHIKSAHCAKLADELGLRECYSSTLPTDCDTQDEDSVNDLIDLTAEECDIKPFIKQDGFQYDDLDTWDDSFPHEPFSPQVNIEAPNGHTNDIDVLPAQEADDSIQSTWTKEFCTVAQYKGGEFITPIELCADLETGEHQESAEMENEKEMVTGTEIEKKERESPREMSTPPIHMNDTTPTEPSSKRPRCEPEDLQARILQLLSSLEHRERSDHEAQDEDRMFLLSLVSDLKRVPASKKMLVKMEIVTAIAKANECA; from the exons ATGAGCAATACGAAGAAAGtcaagaaaaaacgaaaatcaaCCACAG TACGCGGCCAAGAGGTGCTTTATAACAGTTTTGCGGAAGGCTACAACGACAAGAatcataaagaaataatttgggAGAGGATTTACAGATCCTTGTTCCCATACTATGATACATACAAGCCCGAACATCAGGATGTTATAA GATTAAATGTTCGCCGTCGTTGGAAAACATTGCGCGATTCCATTTCGCGTGAAGTCAAAAAGAATGCCACAGTCGAAAACTATTCACGCAAGAAAGAGAGTCCAATTATATCTGAACTAGAGTTCCTGATACCTCACATCAAAAGCGCGCATTGCGCAAA ATTGGCTGATGAGTTGGGGTTGCGGGAGTGTTACAGCAGCACCTTGCCGACTGATTGTGATACACAGGATGAGGATAGTGTGAACGATCTGATTGACTTAACAGCGGAAGAATGTGATATTAAACCATTTATCAAGCAAGATGGGTTCCAGTACGATGATTTGGATACGTGGGATGATTCCTTTCCGCATGAACCATTTTCTCCGCAAGTAAACATTGAAGCTCCAAATGGGCACACTAACGACATCGATGTGCTACCAGCCCAAGAAGCAGATGACTCGATTCAATCTACATGGACTAAAGAATTCTGCACGGTGGCACAGTACAAAGGAGGTGAATTTATTACGCCGATAGAGCTATGTGCGGATCTAGAAACTGGAGAGCATCAAGAGTCAGCGgaaatggaaaatgaaaaagaGATGGTAACAGGaacagaaatagaaaaaaaggaaaGGGAAAGTCCAAGGGAGATGTCTACGCCACCTATACATATGAATGATACAACTCCCACCGAGCCTTCAAGTAAACGCCCGCGATGCGAGCCAGAAGATCTACAAGCTAGAATTCTTCAATTGCTTAGCAGTTTAGAGCATCGCGAACGTAGTGACCATGAAGCGCAAGATGAAGATCGAATGTTTTTATTGTCGCTTGTGTCCGATTTGAAGCGTGTGCCTgcgtcaaaaaaaatgttagtcaAAATGGAAATTGTAACGGCGATTGCCAAAGCCAATGAATGCGcatga